The following coding sequences lie in one Kamptonema formosum PCC 6407 genomic window:
- a CDS encoding histone deacetylase family protein produces the protein MRLVTSLHSQAFCTSKPLQEISFSKYSFPYYNQVRYSLQKSLQDYPVLPLRKATISDYLRVHTHEYLRKLALKALDKPLDKISLSLPELSIECQGLEYCLPGYLYGLGGMLEAIDQMKKGLVERAYCFSMVGHHAHSNWGHGYCLLNPLAAATRYAQLQGFEKVLIIDWDIHHGDGTQEIFSNDESVYCISIHSAVDLYMAKASDLKAGTTDAAVAVGHCNIPVMTQSFPVEVLQEEGITGKFYSGDESIDAFQQALENVPWRPNLVAIFSGYDSHKDDCGERTTGWTNDDFCKLTEIALDFAKRYGCPVLSSHGGGYNLPVTVSAATAHVKTLATYI, from the coding sequence ATGCGGCTTGTCACTTCCCTTCACTCCCAAGCATTTTGTACTTCTAAACCTCTTCAAGAAATTTCTTTTAGCAAATACTCTTTTCCTTACTACAACCAAGTTCGTTATAGTCTTCAAAAATCTCTTCAAGATTATCCAGTATTACCATTGAGAAAAGCTACAATTTCTGATTATCTCAGAGTTCACACCCATGAATATCTCCGAAAACTTGCCCTGAAAGCTCTTGATAAACCTTTGGACAAAATTAGCTTATCCTTACCAGAATTAAGCATTGAGTGTCAAGGTTTAGAATACTGTTTACCAGGTTATTTGTATGGTTTAGGAGGAATGCTGGAAGCGATTGACCAAATGAAAAAAGGGCTCGTAGAACGTGCTTACTGTTTTAGTATGGTTGGACATCATGCTCACAGTAACTGGGGGCATGGCTATTGTCTCCTCAATCCTCTTGCTGCTGCGACTCGATATGCTCAGCTTCAAGGCTTTGAAAAGGTTCTGATTATTGATTGGGATATTCATCATGGTGACGGAACTCAGGAAATTTTTAGCAATGATGAGAGTGTCTATTGCATTAGTATTCATAGTGCAGTGGATCTCTATATGGCTAAAGCCTCAGATTTGAAAGCGGGAACTACAGATGCGGCTGTTGCGGTTGGACACTGTAACATTCCTGTTATGACTCAATCTTTTCCAGTTGAAGTTTTGCAAGAGGAGGGTATAACTGGGAAGTTCTATTCTGGAGATGAAAGTATTGATGCTTTTCAGCAAGCTTTAGAAAATGTGCCGTGGCGACCTAATCTAGTCGCTATTTTTTCGGGTTATGATTCGCATAAAGATGATTGTGGAGAACGTACAACAGGCTGGACAAATGATGACTTCTGTAAACTAACTGAAATTGCTTTGGATTTTGCCAAAAGATATGGGTGCCCAGTACTCTCTTCTCATGGAGGTGGCTATAACCTGCCAGTAACAGTTTCAGCAGCAACCGCTCATGTCAAGACTTTAGCAACATATATTTAA
- the queF gene encoding preQ(1) synthase has protein sequence MNTSPIQQNLSRESSTQEMKYGEREILEGELITFPNPRVGRRYDINITLPEFTCKCPFSGYPDFATIYVSYVPNERVVELKALKLYINSYRDRYISHEESINQILDDFVAACEPLEVTVKGDFLPRGNVHTVIEVRHQLGTREEGARG, from the coding sequence ATGAATACTTCCCCAATACAGCAGAATTTGTCAAGGGAGTCAAGCACCCAGGAAATGAAATATGGCGAGCGCGAGATTTTGGAGGGGGAGTTAATTACGTTCCCGAATCCGCGAGTGGGTCGGCGCTACGATATTAATATTACTTTGCCAGAGTTTACTTGCAAGTGTCCGTTTTCTGGCTATCCAGATTTTGCGACTATCTATGTTAGTTATGTACCCAATGAGCGGGTGGTGGAGTTGAAGGCGTTGAAGTTGTATATTAACAGTTACCGCGATCGCTACATTTCTCACGAGGAGTCTATCAATCAGATATTAGATGATTTTGTGGCGGCTTGTGAACCTTTGGAGGTGACAGTTAAGGGGGATTTCTTGCCGAGAGGGAATGTGCACACTGTGATTGAGGTGCGGCATCAGTTAGGGACTAGGGAAGAAGGGGCTAGGGGCTAG
- the speD gene encoding adenosylmethionine decarboxylase, whose translation MKQLGTHLVVDAWQSPGDLLNDPERIRRALLDAIVAGEATLIDMCVHQFSPHGVTATVTLAESHIAIHTWPEYGYFAADLFFCGRGNPQRAMKVLQTALEAKEVRLSEFKRGFDPGVGILDSASSEQYAPCLVETSAARG comes from the coding sequence ATGAAACAATTGGGAACCCATCTGGTCGTTGACGCTTGGCAGTCTCCTGGAGACCTTCTCAACGATCCTGAACGTATCCGCCGCGCTTTACTCGATGCGATTGTAGCCGGAGAAGCAACGCTAATTGATATGTGCGTACACCAGTTTAGTCCTCACGGAGTGACTGCTACGGTGACATTAGCAGAGTCCCACATCGCCATCCATACTTGGCCTGAGTACGGTTATTTTGCCGCAGATTTATTCTTCTGTGGGCGTGGCAATCCTCAACGTGCCATGAAGGTTTTACAAACGGCTCTGGAAGCTAAAGAGGTAAGGCTCAGCGAGTTTAAGCGCGGTTTCGATCCAGGGGTGGGCATCCTAGATTCTGCTTCTTCAGAGCAGTATGCGCCTTGTCTCGTAGAGACGAGTGCCGCCAGAGGATGA